Proteins found in one Mycoplasmopsis bovigenitalium genomic segment:
- a CDS encoding trimeric intracellular cation channel family protein yields MLKILGLELDWVTIFEIIGTIAFAASGADVAIKKKMDLFGITVLGVTTAVGGGIIRDIILNKDELTAFTSPIYISLAIVASIITFLLKNKRIIDVDSKFFNFVDALGLGVFTIVGSQQAIEIKQITEINARNIILIMFTGAITGVGGGIIRDIFANRVPVIFEKNIYALASVLGTIVLMLLYRVDIKFAMLIASFTVIMVRILSIKFNVSLPKPK; encoded by the coding sequence ATGCTTAAAATCTTAGGTTTAGAACTAGATTGAGTTACCATTTTTGAAATAATTGGCACAATAGCCTTTGCTGCATCAGGAGCTGATGTAGCAATCAAAAAGAAAATGGACTTATTTGGTATAACTGTTTTAGGTGTCACAACCGCAGTTGGCGGGGGGATAATTCGTGACATTATATTAAACAAAGATGAACTAACAGCATTTACTAGCCCAATATATATATCTTTGGCAATAGTGGCATCAATAATTACCTTTTTATTAAAAAATAAAAGAATTATTGATGTTGATAGCAAATTTTTCAATTTTGTAGATGCTCTAGGACTTGGTGTATTTACAATTGTTGGTAGTCAGCAAGCAATCGAAATAAAACAGATAACTGAAATAAATGCAAGAAATATAATATTAATAATGTTCACTGGTGCTATAACAGGCGTTGGTGGGGGAATAATTAGAGATATATTTGCCAATCGAGTCCCAGTTATTTTTGAAAAAAATATATATGCATTAGCCTCAGTATTAGGAACAATTGTTTTAATGCTTCTTTATCGTGTTGATATTAAGTTTGCGATGCTAATTGCCTCATTTACTGTGATTATGGTTAGAATCCTGTCAATTAAGTTCAATGTATCGCTCCCAAAACCCAAATAA
- a CDS encoding DNA cytosine methyltransferase: MKSKIINVLETFSGIGAQHKAIKKIGIKGKIFNIKATADWDARANIAYTAIHHDLLKNFKQVLQSKKLDNEQQIDLFLSNYAISLDSKKQSKLNGKDIIFKQHLAAWIILANNQVDITKMNGNIIEKEKIDLVTYSFPCQGLSVANMGRVNGINKLILVKAKRKTNLFGHRIKK, encoded by the coding sequence ATGAAAAGCAAAATAATTAATGTTTTAGAAACTTTTTCAGGAATAGGAGCACAGCATAAAGCGATAAAAAAGATTGGCATAAAAGGAAAAATTTTTAATATAAAAGCAACCGCTGATTGAGATGCAAGAGCAAATATTGCCTACACAGCAATTCACCATGACTTATTAAAGAATTTTAAACAAGTTTTACAATCAAAAAAACTTGATAATGAACAGCAAATTGATTTGTTTTTGAGTAATTATGCCATTTCATTAGATTCAAAAAAACAATCAAAATTAAATGGAAAAGACATTATTTTTAAACAGCATTTAGCTGCTTGAATAATCCTAGCAAATAACCAAGTAGATATTACTAAAATGAATGGAAATATTATTGAAAAAGAAAAAATTGACTTAGTAACCTATTCATTTCCTTGTCAAGGCTTATCCGTTGCAAATATGGGGAGAGTGAATGGTATAAACAAATTGATTTTGGTAAAAGCAAAAAGGAAAACAAATTTGTTTGGTCACAGGATAAAAAAATAA
- a CDS encoding glycosyltransferase family 2 protein: MFDADNVVDKDFLHYINIEYSKGYKIITSYRMPKNYNSSWVAAISGLMYIRESVFVNRPKNALNISCSISGTGFLVDSNILKDGWKYHLLTEDIQLSSDLVSKGQKIGYAKDAITYDEQPTDLKTFFRQRTRWAKGFLQVFRKYSGKLFLKSFTSISAFDIFSFIFPTSLIFILSFLVNLSFAIFGYSTSNITLGNYAIINLTIGISLTFLTPFVFGLITTLTEFKRIKASFIKKIWYSILFPIAFFIYLAAFLTALLKKKVVWKPIKHSDTKDIVQM; the protein is encoded by the coding sequence GTGTTTGATGCTGATAATGTTGTTGATAAAGATTTTTTACACTATATCAATATTGAGTATTCAAAAGGATACAAAATAATTACATCATACAGAATGCCTAAAAATTACAATTCATCATGGGTTGCAGCAATTTCTGGATTAATGTACATTCGTGAATCAGTATTTGTTAATAGACCAAAAAATGCTCTAAATATAAGTTGTTCGATATCTGGCACAGGATTTTTAGTTGATTCAAATATTTTAAAAGATGGTTGAAAATACCATTTACTAACTGAGGATATTCAACTATCATCAGATTTAGTTTCAAAGGGTCAAAAAATTGGATATGCTAAAGATGCAATAACATATGATGAACAGCCCACAGATTTAAAAACATTTTTTAGACAACGAACTCGCTGAGCTAAAGGTTTTTTACAAGTTTTTAGAAAATATTCTGGAAAACTATTTTTAAAATCATTCACAAGTATATCTGCGTTTGATATATTTTCATTCATTTTCCCAACCAGTTTAATTTTTATTCTTTCATTTTTGGTTAATTTGTCATTTGCAATTTTTGGATATTCAACTTCTAACATTACTCTAGGAAATTATGCAATTATTAATTTAACTATCGGAATTAGTTTAACATTTTTAACTCCTTTTGTTTTTGGATTAATAACAACTTTGACCGAGTTTAAAAGAATCAAAGCATCTTTTATAAAAAAGATCTGATACTCAATTTTATTTCCGATTGCATTTTTCATTTACTTAGCAGCTTTTTTAACTGCGCTATTAAAGAAAAAAGTAGTTTGGAAACCTATTAAACATTCAGACACAAAAGATATAGTTCAAATGTAG
- a CDS encoding glycosyltransferase family 2 protein, with protein sequence MHKFAILIPARNESSVIANLIKSLKCQNYPSDLFDIYVIADNCTDNTKEIADQEGAIVIERNDTQNIGKGYTLDYAIKHINQLRRGGGSYLIH encoded by the coding sequence ATGCACAAATTTGCGATTCTAATCCCTGCTCGAAATGAAAGTAGCGTGATTGCGAATTTAATTAAGTCTCTTAAATGTCAAAATTATCCATCTGATTTATTTGATATTTATGTAATTGCAGACAATTGCACTGATAATACAAAAGAAATTGCAGACCAAGAAGGTGCGATTGTTATTGAAAGAAATGATACTCAAAACATTGGCAAAGGCTATACTTTGGATTATGCAATAAAGCATATTAACCAATTAAGACGGGGGGGGGGCAGCTATCTAATTCATTAG
- the rmuC gene encoding DNA recombination protein RmuC has protein sequence MDLSILILLIFTMIFIIIFAITQSIVFLLKRRKFNSFGENISKGINDGFKEQFDSMSKNISSNIEKDIALSIANQLSNVKDVLGNVKDELNKNNQTNLDTINKNLKDGNELIHKNLHEGNEKINKNIAQQELNFKDLEAKIIEINNEAIEKLNEKIDNKLLEITNNNNNWYKTIKENIDSHFEDKLTKHIKEQFNNIKTSMDEMNQGMTKFETVQKSVMGLEKVFNNNKTVGLIGEFSLSQMLQHHFPNLKDKLWFEQYSIDPNTQEKVDFVIKSIMKEKDGELDTTKSILIPIDSKFHLDIWKKFDEEDDPSRKAEKFKTLRDAVKKQAKDIADKYIKPNKKTTPYAIMYIPAETIYLTLIKEGNGFIFDLYKEHYVQVLGPTNILAFIYSIFMQSNNYHFSQQIDKIRDLFLSVQSTYEKLVKSVSDSAKSIDKAKKSIITVKKHSDSVLGSINKQASSLGIAKKSKINVSFDEEYEDESEHLN, from the coding sequence ATGGATTTATCAATATTGATTTTGTTAATTTTTACAATGATATTTATCATTATTTTCGCAATTACTCAATCAATTGTATTTTTACTAAAACGCCGTAAATTCAATTCATTTGGTGAAAATATTTCTAAAGGGATTAATGATGGTTTTAAAGAACAATTTGATAGTATGAGTAAAAATATCTCAAGCAATATTGAAAAAGATATTGCTTTGAGTATTGCCAACCAATTAAGTAATGTAAAAGATGTTTTGGGCAATGTTAAAGATGAATTAAACAAAAACAATCAAACTAATTTGGATACAATCAATAAAAATCTAAAAGATGGAAACGAATTGATTCATAAAAATTTGCATGAAGGCAATGAAAAAATAAATAAAAATATTGCGCAGCAGGAATTAAACTTTAAAGATTTAGAAGCAAAAATAATTGAAATTAATAATGAAGCAATTGAAAAATTGAATGAAAAAATTGATAACAAATTGTTAGAAATTACTAACAACAATAATAATTGATACAAAACAATTAAAGAAAATATTGACTCACATTTCGAAGACAAACTAACCAAACACATTAAAGAACAGTTTAATAATATTAAAACTTCAATGGACGAAATGAACCAAGGAATGACTAAGTTTGAAACTGTTCAAAAAAGTGTTATGGGGCTTGAAAAAGTATTTAATAACAACAAAACTGTTGGTTTAATTGGTGAATTTTCGCTTTCACAAATGCTTCAACATCATTTCCCTAATCTTAAAGATAAATTATGATTTGAACAATACTCAATTGACCCTAACACACAAGAAAAAGTTGACTTTGTTATTAAATCAATAATGAAAGAAAAAGATGGAGAACTTGATACAACAAAATCAATACTAATTCCAATAGACTCAAAATTCCATTTAGATATTTGAAAAAAATTCGATGAAGAAGATGACCCATCTAGAAAAGCAGAAAAATTTAAAACACTAAGAGATGCTGTTAAAAAACAAGCCAAAGATATAGCCGATAAATACATCAAACCTAACAAAAAAACAACTCCTTATGCAATAATGTATATTCCCGCTGAAACAATTTATTTAACTTTAATAAAAGAGGGTAATGGATTTATCTTTGACTTATACAAAGAACATTATGTTCAAGTTTTAGGACCAACCAATATTCTTGCATTCATTTATTCAATATTTATGCAAAGCAATAACTATCATTTTTCACAACAAATTGACAAGATTCGTGACTTATTCTTGAGTGTTCAATCAACATATGAAAAACTTGTTAAGAGTGTTTCTGATAGTGCTAAATCGATTGATAAGGCGAAAAAATCAATTATTACAGTTAAAAAACACTCAGATAGTGTTTTGGGAAGTATCAATAAACAAGCAAGTTCGCTTGGAATTGCTAAAAAAAGCAAAATTAATGTTTCATTTGATGAAGAATACGAAGATGAAAGTGAACATTTAAACTAG
- the recA gene encoding recombinase RecA translates to MKKIENDAVQKAISEITKKFGEEAITFFDTSDLTKSIKVIPTGSYLLDEALGIKGYPQGRIIEIFGPESGGKTTLCLHAIAQVQKAGGVAAFIDAEHSIDPNYAANLGIDLEKVIISQPDSGEQAMDIVDYLAKSGAIDLIIVDSVAALVPEAELNGEMSDNQIGLHARLMSKSLRKITATLNKTNTTIIFVNQIREKIGVMFGNPETTTGGRALKFYSSVRIEVRRVSSIVDGKEIVGNDVKIKVVKNKLAPPFKTFQTEIIFGQGVDSIGELIELACEKNVFEKKGSWYSYQNQNLCQGKKALKDLLKSQDEFRKEIEQKTLN, encoded by the coding sequence ATGAAAAAAATCGAAAACGACGCAGTTCAAAAAGCTATTAGCGAAATAACTAAAAAATTTGGTGAAGAGGCTATAACATTTTTTGACACATCAGATTTAACAAAATCAATTAAAGTAATTCCAACTGGTTCATATTTACTTGATGAAGCATTAGGAATTAAGGGTTATCCGCAAGGCAGAATAATAGAGATATTTGGTCCAGAAAGTGGTGGTAAAACCACATTGTGCTTACATGCTATTGCGCAAGTACAAAAAGCGGGCGGGGTGGCAGCTTTTATTGATGCTGAGCACTCAATTGACCCAAATTACGCAGCTAATTTAGGTATAGATTTAGAAAAGGTTATTATTTCTCAGCCCGACAGCGGTGAGCAAGCAATGGATATTGTTGATTATTTAGCAAAATCAGGTGCAATTGATTTAATAATTGTTGATTCAGTTGCCGCTTTAGTTCCCGAAGCTGAGTTAAATGGCGAAATGTCTGATAATCAAATTGGCTTGCATGCTAGATTGATGTCAAAATCATTAAGAAAAATTACTGCAACATTAAATAAAACAAATACAACTATTATTTTTGTTAACCAAATAAGAGAAAAAATTGGTGTGATGTTTGGTAATCCTGAAACCACAACTGGTGGTAGAGCTCTTAAATTTTATTCATCGGTAAGAATTGAAGTTAGAAGAGTATCATCAATTGTTGATGGCAAAGAAATTGTTGGTAATGATGTCAAAATTAAAGTTGTTAAAAATAAATTAGCACCACCATTTAAAACATTCCAAACAGAAATAATTTTTGGCCAGGGTGTTGATTCAATCGGAGAATTAATTGAGTTGGCTTGTGAAAAGAATGTTTTTGAAAAGAAAGGGTCTTGATATTCATATCAAAACCAGAATCTTTGTCAAGGTAAAAAAGCACTTAAAGATTTATTAAAATCTCAAGACGAATTTAGAAAAGAGATAGAACAGAAAACCTTAAATTAA
- a CDS encoding AEC family transporter: MQPANAKLGREAGIVIGISAAFYILIGVWNTVIIRLWPKLMSKSVYAKAERLYQKQGGDLTKEQFKQAHIQSYARKISAAQMMVAYASLQFFAVPLVTALKGNGPEAIFNDSATALLQVWNLPYMIGAFSYLKMSYSGEKFSKDMIKPIVKSLLSPMMICLYISATLWTLQFIPQIGKNLVTSAKDPFDFNVAAEGGKQFWAGMLERFTILKAFLVPGVQLISPMAWILIGGSIATSDLKEAVKDKAVWITTIRKLFTVPIFMFLVVIGFVVGGLLTPSTATLLVILGACPPAAVTIVFSVAYKHEHTPFTAQVSSLSTVGCLIALPIWTLLASAAFKALAPVVAA; the protein is encoded by the coding sequence ATGCAACCAGCGAACGCTAAATTAGGTCGTGAAGCTGGTATTGTAATTGGTATTTCTGCAGCGTTCTACATTTTAATCGGTGTATGAAACACAGTAATAATCAGATTGTGACCAAAATTAATGTCAAAATCTGTTTATGCAAAAGCTGAAAGACTATATCAAAAACAAGGCGGAGATTTGACAAAAGAGCAATTTAAACAAGCTCACATTCAAAGCTACGCTAGAAAAATCTCTGCAGCGCAAATGATGGTCGCTTACGCTTCGCTTCAATTCTTTGCGGTTCCATTAGTTACAGCTCTTAAAGGAAATGGTCCAGAAGCAATATTCAATGATTCAGCAACTGCGCTACTACAAGTATGAAACCTACCTTACATGATTGGTGCGTTCTCATACCTAAAAATGTCTTATTCAGGAGAAAAATTCTCAAAAGACATGATTAAACCTATAGTTAAATCATTATTATCACCAATGATGATTTGCCTATACATTTCAGCAACTCTTTGAACACTACAATTTATTCCACAAATTGGAAAAAACCTTGTAACAAGTGCAAAAGATCCATTCGACTTTAATGTTGCAGCAGAAGGCGGAAAACAATTCTGAGCCGGAATGCTAGAAAGATTTACAATTCTTAAAGCATTCCTAGTTCCAGGTGTTCAATTGATTTCTCCAATGGCTTGAATTCTAATTGGTGGCTCAATTGCTACTTCAGACTTAAAAGAAGCTGTTAAAGATAAAGCTGTTTGAATTACAACTATCAGAAAACTATTCACAGTTCCAATTTTCATGTTCTTAGTGGTAATAGGATTTGTGGTTGGCGGACTACTTACACCAAGTACAGCTACACTACTAGTTATCCTAGGTGCTTGTCCACCTGCTGCTGTTACAATAGTATTCTCAGTTGCTTACAAACATGAACACACACCATTTACAGCTCAAGTTAGTTCATTATCAACAGTTGGTTGCTTAATTGCATTACCAATATGAACTCTTTTAGCTTCGGCTGCTTTCAAAGCTTTAGCTCCAGTTGTTGCAGCTTAA
- the rpsR gene encoding 30S ribosomal protein S18 has product MAKFNKTKKPFTKRRRSLIAELNLNYIDYKDVELLSKFITGTGQIKPRSATGLSAKDQRKVAMAIKRARFMALMPYTKERVRAVATVARQD; this is encoded by the coding sequence ATGGCTAAATTTAACAAAACAAAAAAACCTTTTACAAAACGTCGTAGAAGCTTAATTGCTGAACTAAATCTAAATTACATTGACTACAAAGATGTAGAATTACTAAGCAAATTTATTACTGGAACAGGACAAATTAAACCAAGATCTGCAACTGGATTATCAGCAAAAGATCAAAGAAAAGTTGCAATGGCAATTAAAAGAGCTCGTTTTATGGCTCTTATGCCTTACACAAAAGAACGTGTTCGTGCAGTTGCTACTGTAGCTCGTCAAGACTAA
- a CDS encoding single-stranded DNA-binding protein, giving the protein MNKVLLVGRIASDIRSFTTPSGVNYCRATIAVNRRVSSTEPITDFIPLVAWRNNSDFMARYLSKGALVSIEGSFTTGSYKNASGEVIRTYEVTVDNVSALESKQQREQRSSFANSERKFTDETHKFAGSQSPAQSDFEDNNQNNVKHNFVFESLDDDLN; this is encoded by the coding sequence ATGAATAAAGTTTTATTAGTGGGAAGAATTGCATCTGATATTAGATCATTTACAACACCAAGCGGTGTCAATTATTGCCGTGCTACAATAGCAGTGAATAGAAGAGTTAGTTCAACTGAACCAATTACTGATTTTATCCCACTTGTTGCATGAAGAAATAATTCAGATTTTATGGCAAGATACTTAAGTAAAGGTGCTCTAGTTTCAATTGAGGGTTCATTTACAACGGGTTCATATAAAAATGCTTCTGGTGAAGTAATTAGAACTTACGAAGTAACTGTTGATAATGTTTCTGCTTTGGAATCAAAACAACAAAGAGAACAACGTTCAAGCTTTGCTAATTCTGAACGTAAATTCACTGATGAAACACATAAATTTGCAGGATCTCAATCGCCAGCTCAAAGTGATTTTGAAGACAATAATCAAAATAATGTTAAACACAATTTTGTGTTTGAATCATTAGATGATGATTTAAATTAG
- the rpsF gene encoding 30S ribosomal protein S6, which produces MNKYEIMMILDPKANPEIGFELVESVFGKENITKAEKLENTTLAYPIKHSTQGIYLLIQLNGEASLVAEFVRRSNISKEIWRQLVINLDSEKGYGKERKNRSKKQFVQNDKPKRKAE; this is translated from the coding sequence ATGAATAAATATGAAATTATGATGATTCTTGATCCTAAAGCAAACCCAGAAATCGGTTTCGAATTAGTGGAAAGTGTTTTTGGAAAAGAAAACATCACAAAAGCTGAAAAGCTAGAAAATACTACTCTTGCTTACCCAATTAAACATTCAACACAAGGAATTTACTTATTAATTCAGTTGAATGGTGAAGCATCATTGGTGGCAGAATTTGTTCGTCGTTCAAACATTTCTAAAGAAATTTGAAGACAATTAGTAATTAATTTAGACTCAGAAAAAGGTTACGGTAAAGAAAGAAAAAACCGTTCAAAAAAACAATTTGTTCAAAATGACAAACCTAAAAGAAAAGCTGAATAA
- the topA gene encoding type I DNA topoisomerase produces the protein MNKLVIVESPNKVATIQKYLGSEYQVLASVGHIAKLSTKNASPSIKMGIDFENWEPIYLLDSTKKSIIKKLRDAAKNADQVLIATDPDREGEAIGDHLVKFLKCENKYVRIKYNEITKDSILKAISNPGKLDIDLINAQKARRMLDRIIGFKLSGLIKQKLSNSPTKPSAGRVQSIALKLVVDREKLIEKFVPVFYHKAFANFGNNFEATYHNDANESGQKDWIFPHEKADIEKIIFNENKHFILESVKETKKTLSALTPLKQAVLYKKSPFSASSTQMAAQNLYEGYGDGGLISYPRTDSTRLSQYFIDNARKYIAQKYGQEYVSSEIKGFSGDQDAHEAIRPTDVSLTPDMAKNKYNLNNYDYQVYKIIYEHTLQCLINSPIRLSKLYIFNKDSLKFRYSTSKILFDGYYVVKGEKEEVADLDYKIGELVKVNHFKITDHQTNPPSRYSEGSLIEALDNIKVGRPSTFASTVKIILERCYVENLNSSLHPTEFGRLVLEKLITSFPDIIEEGYTAKVEEELDLISQGSVSLQPVMSDFWNKFNKVYLEAQATMELTQIQKEFLDEPCEKDGAKMIVRYNKKSGLKFAGCENFPKCRNTKSI, from the coding sequence ATGAATAAATTAGTCATAGTCGAATCTCCAAACAAGGTAGCCACAATACAAAAATATTTAGGAAGTGAATATCAAGTTTTAGCATCTGTTGGGCACATTGCTAAACTTTCAACAAAAAACGCTTCACCATCAATAAAAATGGGTATTGATTTCGAAAATTGAGAACCCATTTATTTATTAGACTCAACTAAAAAGTCAATAATAAAAAAATTACGTGATGCCGCAAAAAATGCTGATCAAGTTTTAATTGCAACTGACCCCGACCGCGAGGGTGAAGCAATTGGCGATCATTTAGTTAAATTTCTAAAATGCGAAAATAAGTATGTTCGAATTAAATATAACGAAATTACAAAAGACTCAATTTTAAAAGCGATATCCAACCCAGGTAAATTAGATATTGATCTAATAAATGCCCAAAAAGCACGAAGAATGCTAGATAGAATTATTGGTTTTAAATTAAGTGGATTAATTAAACAAAAACTATCAAACTCACCAACCAAGCCATCTGCTGGCAGAGTTCAATCAATAGCATTAAAATTGGTTGTTGATAGAGAAAAATTAATTGAAAAATTTGTTCCTGTTTTCTACCATAAAGCATTTGCAAATTTTGGTAATAATTTTGAGGCAACTTATCATAACGATGCAAATGAATCAGGGCAAAAAGATTGAATTTTTCCGCATGAAAAAGCTGATATAGAAAAAATAATTTTTAACGAAAATAAACATTTTATATTGGAATCAGTAAAAGAAACCAAGAAAACATTATCAGCATTAACACCTCTTAAGCAAGCTGTTTTATATAAAAAATCACCATTCTCAGCTTCATCAACTCAAATGGCTGCCCAGAATCTTTATGAAGGTTATGGAGATGGTGGTTTAATAAGTTACCCTCGTACAGATTCAACTAGATTAAGTCAGTACTTTATTGATAATGCACGAAAATATATTGCTCAAAAATATGGACAAGAGTATGTTTCAAGTGAAATCAAAGGTTTTTCTGGTGATCAAGATGCACACGAGGCTATCAGACCAACAGATGTTTCACTAACTCCAGATATGGCAAAAAATAAATATAATTTAAATAATTATGACTATCAAGTTTACAAAATAATCTATGAACACACATTGCAATGTTTAATAAATTCTCCTATAAGATTGAGTAAGTTATACATATTCAACAAAGATTCTTTAAAATTTAGATATTCAACAAGTAAAATTCTTTTTGACGGATACTATGTAGTAAAAGGTGAAAAAGAAGAAGTTGCCGATTTGGATTATAAAATAGGTGAATTGGTAAAAGTTAATCATTTTAAAATAACAGATCATCAAACAAATCCGCCATCTAGATATAGTGAAGGGTCATTAATTGAAGCACTAGATAATATTAAAGTTGGTCGCCCATCAACATTTGCATCAACAGTTAAAATTATTTTAGAAAGATGCTACGTTGAAAATTTAAATAGTTCATTACACCCTACTGAATTTGGTAGATTAGTTCTTGAAAAATTAATAACTTCATTCCCAGACATAATTGAAGAAGGTTATACAGCAAAAGTTGAAGAAGAACTAGACTTAATTTCACAAGGTAGTGTTTCATTGCAACCTGTTATGAGTGATTTTTGAAACAAATTTAATAAAGTTTACCTTGAAGCACAAGCAACAATGGAATTAACTCAAATTCAAAAAGAATTTTTAGATGAACCTTGTGAAAAAGACGGCGCAAAAATGATAGTTAGATACAATAAAAAAAGCGGTTTAAAATTTGCTGGCTGTGAAAATTTCCCAAAATGTAGAAATACAAAAAGTATTTAA
- a CDS encoding ABC transporter permease subunit, with translation MKFFNYIEYLLKNILINFCLILISIFLIHFALGFNLVQNFRIQYSFEYIGKILIFNYGNVELNSQISVSAIFNPYFYTTFAILIIVLILSLVIGFAIAYNLAKSNNKVFKTLNAALTFLSAMPIFIIAPLLVIINKYLFLPSVYIDTFYGNLFNTILSLLTPILILCLLVLPLIISINYPIIYDIVKSEYYLWAKANGLSYKKIFWTILIRNWLSKFIEKIVLIYSYLLTLVLVIERFFYIPGQSFIFQYLKQEKYFNLLMYSILLNIVSIIMIKSASELAIFIFDINKKQRNIYLRRLKWIKNYSK, from the coding sequence ATGAAATTTTTTAATTACATAGAATATTTATTAAAAAACATATTAATAAATTTTTGCCTAATATTAATTTCAATATTTCTAATTCATTTTGCACTAGGTTTTAACTTAGTACAAAATTTTCGTATTCAATATAGTTTTGAATATATTGGCAAAATATTAATATTTAATTATGGCAATGTAGAATTAAATTCACAAATTAGTGTTTCCGCAATATTCAATCCGTATTTTTACACAACTTTTGCAATATTGATTATTGTATTAATATTAAGTCTTGTAATAGGTTTTGCTATTGCCTATAATTTAGCAAAATCAAACAATAAAGTGTTTAAAACGTTAAATGCAGCACTAACATTTTTAAGTGCAATGCCAATTTTCATTATTGCGCCTTTGTTAGTCATAATTAATAAATATTTATTTCTGCCTTCCGTTTACATTGACACTTTTTATGGCAATTTATTTAATACTATTTTATCTTTATTGACTCCAATTTTAATTCTTTGCTTACTTGTTTTACCTTTAATTATTTCAATAAATTATCCAATTATTTACGATATTGTCAAGAGTGAATATTATTTGTGAGCTAAAGCAAATGGATTAAGCTATAAAAAAATATTTTGAACAATTCTAATTAGAAATTGATTGTCAAAATTCATTGAAAAAATTGTATTAATTTACTCATACTTGTTAACACTAGTATTAGTTATTGAAAGATTTTTCTATATACCAGGTCAGTCATTTATATTCCAATATTTAAAGCAAGAAAAATACTTTAATTTGCTAATGTATTCAATTTTGTTAAATATAGTTAGCATAATTATGATTAAATCCGCAAGTGAATTGGCAATATTTATATTTGACATAAACAAAAAGCAAAGAAATATTTATTTAAGGAGGTTAAAATGGATAAAAAATTATTCAAAATAG